The following coding sequences are from one bacterium window:
- a CDS encoding DUF3465 domain-containing protein codes for MAIALAVLAWQEWGGGGAPASRGPVADQASAPAKPAADDGAARVARAFADRRSDLQVEVAGRVRRVLRDDDEGSRHQRFILALSDGHTVLVAHNIDLAERVPLAEGDGVRVHGEYEWNEQGGVIHWTHRDPGGRHIDGWIESGGRRYW; via the coding sequence GTGGCCATCGCCCTGGCCGTGCTCGCCTGGCAGGAGTGGGGGGGCGGCGGCGCACCGGCGTCCCGCGGGCCGGTCGCCGACCAGGCGTCGGCCCCCGCGAAACCGGCGGCCGACGACGGCGCCGCCCGCGTGGCCCGGGCCTTCGCCGACCGGCGCTCGGACCTGCAGGTCGAGGTGGCCGGCCGCGTGCGGCGCGTGCTTCGCGACGACGACGAGGGCTCGCGGCACCAGCGCTTCATCCTGGCCCTGTCCGACGGCCACACGGTGCTCGTCGCCCACAACATCGACCTGGCCGAGAGGGTGCCCCTGGCCGAGGGAGACGGGGTGCGCGTGCACGGCGAGTACGAGTGGAACGAGCAGGGCGGGGTCATCCATTGGACGCACCGGGATCCCGGGGGGCGGCACATCGACGGCTGGATAGAGAGCGGCGGCCGCCGCTACTGGTGA